From the genome of Phycicoccus duodecadis:
CGCTGGGCCCTGCGCACCAAGGCCGACATGATCGCGCTGTCGTTCGTGCGCTCGGCCGACGACATCATCCGCGTCCACGAGATCATGGACGAGGAGGGCGGTCGCCTGCCCGTCATCGCCAAGATCGAGAAGCCCCAGGCCGTCGACAACCTCGACGAGATCATCCGCGCCTTCGACGGCGTGATGGTGGCCCGCGGCGACCTCGGCGTCGAGATGCCGCTCGAGGAGGTGCCGCTGGTGCAGAAGCGCGCGTGCGAGATCGCCCGCCGCCGCGCCAAGCCGGTCATCGTCGCCACCCAGGTGCTCGAGTCGATGATCGAGAACAGCCGCCCGACCCGGGCGGAGGCCTCCGACGCCGCCAACGCCGTGCTCGACGGCGCCGACGCCCTGATGCTCTCGGGCGAGACCAGCGTCGGCAAGAACCCGTTCGCCACGGTGCGCACCATGGCGCGCATCATCGAGAACACCGAGACCCACGGGCTGCACCGCATCCGCCCCCTCGGCACCCGGCCCAACTCCAAGGGTGGCGCGGTCACCGCGGCCGCCGCCGAGATCGGCGAGCTGCTCGGGGTGAAGTTCCTCATCACCTTCACCGAGAGCGGCGACAGCGCGCGGCGCCTGGCCCGCGTCCGCCCGCGCATCCCGATGCTGGCCTTCACGCCCAACCAGTCGACCCGCAGCCAGCTCGCGCTCACCTGGGGCGTCGAGACCTTCCTGGTCGGCAAGGTCCGCCACACCGACGACATGGCCATGCAGGTCGACGAGCTCCTGCTCTCGATCGGCCGGGTCAAGGAGGGCGACCTGGTGATCATCGTGGCCGGGTCCCCGCCCGGCATCCCCGGGTCCACCAACGCGCTGCGCGTGCACCGTATCGGCGACGCCAAGAACCGCGTCGCGCCGGCGTACCTCGACGCCGACGCCGGCGGACAGGGCTGAACCCGGCCCTGGCGGGCTGGCTATGCTGACAGCGCCCCCGCCGGGGTGGTGGAACGGCAGACACGGAGCACTCAAAATGCTCTGCCCGCGAGGGCGTGCGGGTTCGAGTCCCGCTCCCGGCACATGACGCAGAGTGCAGCCACCACCAAGCGGGTCCTGGTCGCCGAGGACGAGGCCATCATCCGCCTCGACCTGGCCGAGATGCTCCGGGAGGCCGGCTACGACGTCGTCGGCCAGGCCGGCGACGGGGAGCAGGCCGTCGAGCTCGCGCGCTCCCTCGCGCCCGACATCGTGATCATGGACGTCAAGATGCCGGTGATGGACGGCATCAGCGCCGCCGAGGTCATCGGCGCCGAGCGGATCTGCCCCGTGGTGATGCTCACCGCCTTCAGCCAGAAGGAGCTCGTCGAGCGGGCCCGCGACGCCGGGGTCATGGCGTACGTCGTCAAGCCCTTCACCGCCTCCGACGTCACGCCCGCGCTCGACATCGCCCTCTCGCGCTGGGCCGAGCTGAAGACCCTCGAGAGCGAGGTCGCCGACCTCGGCGAGCGGCTCGAGACCCGCAAGGCCGTCGACCGCGCCAAGGGCGTGCTGATGACCAAGCTGAAGATCACCGAGGCCGAGGCGTTCCGGTGGATCCAGAAGACCGCGATGGACCGGCGCATGGGGATGAAGGAGGTCGCCGACGCCGTCGTCGCAGGCATGGAGAACGCCTGACCGGCGCCCTTCGGCCGCTGTGGAATTGGGGGGCCCCACCCCCTCGCCAGGCGGGAGGCCGAGGGCCTAGTCTTCGGTGGAAGCGGGCCCCGACGGGGCCCGCCCGGACGAGGAGGCAGCGTGGGACGACGATCCGTCGAGGTCGCGCCGGTGGGTGAGGACCTGACCCAGCTCATCGCCCTGTGGCTCGAGGCCCGCGTCGACGCCGGGAGCAGCCCGGACGTCTGCGCCCGCGCGGTCTCCGACGGCCGCTTCGCCGAGGCCATGCGCCGCCCGGGGGTCCAGGCCTTCGTGGCGACCCTCGACGGCACGCCGGTGGGCTACACCATCACCACCGACAACCCGTTCGGGCTGAGCCCCACGCCCGAGGTCGCGGTCGAGCAGCTCTTCGTCTGCCCCGAGGCCCGGCGGCACGGGGTGGCCAAGTCGCTCCTCACCGTGGTGCTGTCGGTGGCCGAGCGCGCCGGCTGTGAGCAGATCGTGTCCAACGTCCCCACCACGAGCCGCGAGGCCAACCGCTTCTTCGCCCGGCTCGGCTTCGCCTCCAGCGTCACCCGCCGCGTCGTCGGCACCGGGCCGCTGCGGCGCCGGCTGGCCCCCGAGACGGCCGAGACCGGCCTCGAGCTCACCCGGCGGCGCCGCAGCCTGCGCCAGCGCGCGTTCGTGCCGACCCGCTCCGCCTGAGCGGGCTCCGACTCAGGCGCCCGGCGCCGCGTCGCGGATCAGGCAGGTGATCCGCGAGGTGCAGACCCGCTTGCCGGTGTCGTCGGTGACCACGACCTCGTAGCTCGCGAGGGTCCGCCCCAGGCTCAGCGCGGTGGCGGTGCCCGTGACCAGCCCCGAGCGCGCGGCCCGGTGGTGGGTGGCGTTGATGTCGAGGCCGACGACGGCCTTGCCCTCGCCCGCGTGCAGCGCGGCGCCGACCGAGCCGAGGGTCTCGGCGAGCACCACCGAGGCACCCCCGTGCAACAGGCCGTACGGCTGGGTGTTGCCGGCCACCGGCATCGTCGCCACCAGGCGCTCGGGGCCGGCCTCGACGATCTCGATGCCCATCCGCTGCATCAGCGAGTCGGGGTTGGCCGCGGTCATCGCGGCCAGGGCGGAGGCATGCTCGCCGGCGGGGGAGGAGGCGGGGTCCGGGGCGGCGGGGGTGTCGGTCATGGTCGATAGGCTGCCATGCGTGAAGCTCCTCCTCCTCGACGGACACTCGCTGGCCTACCGGGCCTTCTTCGCCCTCCCGGTCGAGAACTTCTCGACCAGCACCGGCCAGAACACCAACGCCGTCTACGGCTTCACGGCCATGCTCATCAACGTCCTGCGCGACGAGGCCCCCACCCACGTCGGCGTCGCCTTCGACGTCTCGCGACAGACCTTCCGGCTCGAGCAGTACGCCGAGTACAAGGCCGGCCGCGCCAAGACCCCCACCGAGTTCTCGGGCCAGCTGCCGCTCCTGCGCGAGGTGCTCGACGCCCTGCGCATCCGGCACGTCGGGGTCGAGGGCTTCGAGGCCGACGACGTCATCGCCACCCTCACGCGGCAGGCGGTCGAGGCCGGGGGCGAGGTCGTCGTCTGCACCGGCGACCGCGACGCCTTCCAGCTCGTCTCCGACAAGGTCACCCTGGTCTACCCGGTGCGCGGGGTGTCCGAGGTGTGGCGGATGGACCCCGCCGCCGTCGAGGAGAAGTACCTCGTCCCCCCCGACCGCTACAGCGACCTCGCGGCCCTCGTGGGCGAGTCCAGCGACAACCTGCCCGGCGTCCCGGGAGTGGGGCCCAAGACCGCCGCGAAGTGGCTCGCCCAGTACGGCGACCTGCAGGGCGTGGTGGCCCACGTCGACGAGATCAAGGGCAAGGCCGGCGAGAACCTGCGGGCCCACCTCGACGACGTGCTGCGCAACCGCCGGCTCAACCGGCTGGTCGACGACCTCGAGCTGCCCCTCGATGTCGCCGACCTCGAGCGCACCTCGTGGGACCGCGAGGAGGTGCACCGGGTCTTCGACGGGCTCGAGTTCCGGGTGCTGCGCGACCGGCTCTTCCAGACCTTCGAGGTCGAGGCCGACGAGGTCGAGGGCGGCTTCGAGCTCGACGGCGAGGTCTTCACCGCCGACGACCTCACGGTGCGCTTCGGCGACGGCGGGGTGGGCCGCACGCTCCCCCACGGCGTCGTGGTGGCCGGCGAGTACCGGGCCGGGGCAGGCGACGCCGGCGCCATCTCGCTGGCGGGCACCGACGGCGCCACCGCCCACCTCGACCTCGGCACGCTCACCCCCGAGCAGGAGGCCGCCCTGGCCTCGTGGCTGGCCGACCCGTCCGCGCCCAAGGTCCTGCACGACGCCAAACCCCAGCTCCAGGCCCTCTCCACCCGCGGGCTCACCCTGGCCGGGGTCACCAGCGACACCGCGCTGGCGGCCTACCTGGTGCGGCCGGACCAGCGCTCCTACGACCTCGAGGACCTCGTGGTGCGCCACCTGGGCCGCGAGCTCAGCGCCGACGCCCCCGCCACCGCCGACCAGGGCCGCCAGGGCACCCTCTCCTTCGACGTCGAGGAGGGTGACGACACCGCGGCCCGCGACGCCATGGTGCGGGCCCGGGCGGTGCTCGAGCTGTCCGAGGCGCTGGCCGTCAAGCTCGACGAGACCGGCGGCTCGGACCTCCTGCGCGACCTGGAGCTCCCGCTGGTCGACATCCTGGCCACGATGGAGCGCACCGGCATCGCCGTCGACGGCGACGCCCTCACCGCGCTCGAGGCCGACTTCGCCGCCAAGATGCGCCAGGCCCAGCAGGACGCCTACGACGCCATCGGGCGCGAGGACGTCAACCTCGGCAGCCCCAAGCAGCTGCAGGAGGTGCTCTTCGAGCAGCTCGGGATGCCCAAGACCAAGCGCACCAAGACCGGCTACACCACCGACGCCGACGCCCTGGCCGACCTGTTCGTGAAGACCCAGCACCCCTTCCTCGAGGCGCTGCTGCGCCACCGCGACACCAGCCGGCTGCGGGTCACCGTCGAGGGGCTGATCAAGTCGGTGGCCGACGACGGGCGCATCCACACCACGTACCTGCAGACCATCGCGGCCACCGGGCGGCTGTCGTCCACCGACCCCAACCTGCAGAACGTGCCCATCCGCACCGAGGAGGGGCGCCGCATCCGTGAGGTCTTCGTCGTCGGCGAGGGCTACGAGTCGCTGATGTCGGCCGACTACAGCCAGATCGAGATGCGGATCATGGCCCACCTCTC
Proteins encoded in this window:
- the pyk gene encoding pyruvate kinase, which translates into the protein MRRAKIVCTLGPATSSAENLRELVKAGMDVARLNLSHGTHADHEQVYRDVRTAGDAVGRAVGVLVDLQGPKIRTARFADGPVVLVNGATFIITTRDVPGDVNEVGTTYSGLPGDVHVGDRILIDDGKIALIATEVTDTDVVCQVLEGGPLSNNKGINLPGVAVSVPALSEKDEDDLRWALRTKADMIALSFVRSADDIIRVHEIMDEEGGRLPVIAKIEKPQAVDNLDEIIRAFDGVMVARGDLGVEMPLEEVPLVQKRACEIARRRAKPVIVATQVLESMIENSRPTRAEASDAANAVLDGADALMLSGETSVGKNPFATVRTMARIIENTETHGLHRIRPLGTRPNSKGGAVTAAAAEIGELLGVKFLITFTESGDSARRLARVRPRIPMLAFTPNQSTRSQLALTWGVETFLVGKVRHTDDMAMQVDELLLSIGRVKEGDLVIIVAGSPPGIPGSTNALRVHRIGDAKNRVAPAYLDADAGGQG
- a CDS encoding ANTAR domain-containing response regulator; this translates as MTQSAATTKRVLVAEDEAIIRLDLAEMLREAGYDVVGQAGDGEQAVELARSLAPDIVIMDVKMPVMDGISAAEVIGAERICPVVMLTAFSQKELVERARDAGVMAYVVKPFTASDVTPALDIALSRWAELKTLESEVADLGERLETRKAVDRAKGVLMTKLKITEAEAFRWIQKTAMDRRMGMKEVADAVVAGMENA
- a CDS encoding GNAT family N-acetyltransferase, yielding MGRRSVEVAPVGEDLTQLIALWLEARVDAGSSPDVCARAVSDGRFAEAMRRPGVQAFVATLDGTPVGYTITTDNPFGLSPTPEVAVEQLFVCPEARRHGVAKSLLTVVLSVAERAGCEQIVSNVPTTSREANRFFARLGFASSVTRRVVGTGPLRRRLAPETAETGLELTRRRRSLRQRAFVPTRSA
- a CDS encoding PaaI family thioesterase; this encodes MTAANPDSLMQRMGIEIVEAGPERLVATMPVAGNTQPYGLLHGGASVVLAETLGSVGAALHAGEGKAVVGLDINATHHRAARSGLVTGTATALSLGRTLASYEVVVTDDTGKRVCTSRITCLIRDAAPGA
- the polA gene encoding DNA polymerase I: MVDRLPCVKLLLLDGHSLAYRAFFALPVENFSTSTGQNTNAVYGFTAMLINVLRDEAPTHVGVAFDVSRQTFRLEQYAEYKAGRAKTPTEFSGQLPLLREVLDALRIRHVGVEGFEADDVIATLTRQAVEAGGEVVVCTGDRDAFQLVSDKVTLVYPVRGVSEVWRMDPAAVEEKYLVPPDRYSDLAALVGESSDNLPGVPGVGPKTAAKWLAQYGDLQGVVAHVDEIKGKAGENLRAHLDDVLRNRRLNRLVDDLELPLDVADLERTSWDREEVHRVFDGLEFRVLRDRLFQTFEVEADEVEGGFELDGEVFTADDLTVRFGDGGVGRTLPHGVVVAGEYRAGAGDAGAISLAGTDGATAHLDLGTLTPEQEAALASWLADPSAPKVLHDAKPQLQALSTRGLTLAGVTSDTALAAYLVRPDQRSYDLEDLVVRHLGRELSADAPATADQGRQGTLSFDVEEGDDTAARDAMVRARAVLELSEALAVKLDETGGSDLLRDLELPLVDILATMERTGIAVDGDALTALEADFAAKMRQAQQDAYDAIGREDVNLGSPKQLQEVLFEQLGMPKTKRTKTGYTTDADALADLFVKTQHPFLEALLRHRDTSRLRVTVEGLIKSVADDGRIHTTYLQTIAATGRLSSTDPNLQNVPIRTEEGRRIREVFVVGEGYESLMSADYSQIEMRIMAHLSGDEGLIEAFRTGEDLHRFVGARVFGVAPEDVTPEMRSKVKAMSYGLAYGLSAFGLSKQLTIGTGEAQGLMDEYFARFGGVRDYLREIVVEARATGYTATMLGRRRYLPDLLSDNRQRREGAERMALNAPIQGSAADIIKLAMKGVDAALRAEGARSRMLLQVHDELVLEVAEGERADVEALVRREMGAAIALDVPLDVSVGVGRSWHDAAH